From one Variovorax sp. PBL-H6 genomic stretch:
- the trbL gene encoding P-type conjugative transfer protein TrbL: MNDVGVIDRFLDVFSRYIDSGFGLLGGEVAFLTATLVLIDMTLAGLFWAMSHAGGGGGDEVIAKLIKKVLYVGAFAYIIGNFNTLAGIVFRSFAGLGLTASGSALTQAQLLQPGRLAQVGIDAGRPIMTQIGDLTGFPEVFANLDLIAVLALAWLVVIVSFFVLAIQLFVTLIEFKLTTLAGFILVPFALWNKTSFLAERVLGNVVSSGIKVLVLAVIVGIGTGLFGEFTTPPGTEPSIDHALTIMLASLALFGLGIFGPGIATGLVSGAPQLSAGAAAGTLVGGAGLAVAGGAAVAGAGAAVAAGARMAPGAARGVIGGAAAAGRSASTLAGGARSAYEAGAAASGGSGLRAAGAGLANVARSGAGAVGDRVASGAKAVRERVANFVAEAAAPPSAASTASAAATDAPAASTAPPAWAQRLQRHQRIAHGATAAAHTLRSGDSGGSGASPSLRDDG; the protein is encoded by the coding sequence ATGAACGACGTGGGCGTCATCGACCGCTTCCTGGATGTCTTCTCGCGCTACATCGACTCGGGCTTCGGCCTGCTCGGCGGTGAGGTCGCATTCCTGACGGCCACGCTGGTGCTGATCGACATGACGCTTGCCGGCCTGTTCTGGGCGATGAGCCACGCCGGCGGCGGTGGCGGAGACGAGGTGATTGCCAAGCTCATCAAAAAGGTCCTCTACGTTGGAGCCTTCGCCTACATCATCGGCAACTTCAACACGCTGGCCGGCATCGTCTTCCGATCGTTCGCGGGCCTGGGCCTGACCGCCTCGGGCTCTGCGCTGACGCAGGCACAGCTGCTGCAGCCGGGCCGGCTCGCGCAGGTCGGCATCGATGCCGGGCGGCCGATCATGACGCAGATCGGCGACCTGACGGGCTTCCCAGAGGTGTTCGCCAATCTCGACCTGATCGCAGTGCTGGCCTTGGCTTGGCTCGTGGTCATCGTGAGCTTCTTCGTGCTGGCGATCCAGCTCTTCGTGACGCTGATCGAGTTCAAGCTGACGACGCTCGCCGGCTTCATTCTGGTGCCCTTCGCGCTGTGGAACAAGACGTCGTTCCTCGCCGAACGGGTGCTGGGCAACGTGGTGTCGTCTGGCATCAAGGTGCTGGTGCTGGCCGTAATCGTCGGCATCGGCACGGGTCTGTTCGGCGAGTTCACGACGCCGCCGGGCACCGAGCCGAGCATCGACCACGCGCTCACCATCATGCTCGCCTCGCTCGCGCTGTTCGGTTTGGGCATCTTCGGGCCGGGTATCGCCACCGGACTGGTGTCCGGTGCACCGCAACTCAGTGCTGGCGCGGCGGCCGGGACGCTGGTCGGTGGAGCAGGGCTGGCGGTTGCCGGTGGCGCCGCCGTTGCGGGCGCAGGCGCGGCGGTCGCGGCCGGTGCGCGCATGGCGCCTGGGGCGGCACGCGGCGTGATCGGCGGCGCAGCGGCTGCAGGCCGCTCGGCCAGCACGCTCGCCGGTGGCGCTCGCTCGGCTTATGAAGCCGGTGCTGCGGCTTCGGGAGGCAGCGGCCTGCGCGCTGCTGGCGCGGGCCTGGCCAATGTCGCGCGCAGCGGCGCCGGAGCAGTCGGTGATCGCGTTGCGTCGGGTGCCAAGGCCGTTCGCGAGCGCGTCGCGAACTTCGTTGCCGAGGCGGCCGCGCCTCCGTCTGCCGCTTCCACGGCCAGCGCGGCAGCGACCGATGCGCCGGCTGCATCCACGGCGCCGCCCGCCTGGGCGCAGCGGCTCCAACGTCACCAGCGCATCGCACACGGCGCGACCGCTGCCGCCCACACGCTGCGCTCGGGCGACAGCGGTGGCAGCGGTGCCAGTCCCAGCCTGCGGGATGACGGTTAA
- the trbJ gene encoding P-type conjugative transfer protein TrbJ, protein MKKTLLAAAAALLTGLAPGAHAQWVVIDPTNLAQNILTAANTLEQINNQIKQLQNQAQSLMNQAKNLTSLDFSALSELRATLSATNQLIQQAQGLAFNVSQMESEFRSLYPDSYGAATSGMQMALDARKRWSRSLEALRTATKVQSQAVQNFAADERTLTDLVNRSQSAVGALQATQATNQLLALQSRQAMQAQQLQITQDRAAALEQARQVAVQERAREVRRRFQGEGTPYTPANVNFYGN, encoded by the coding sequence ATGAAGAAGACCTTGCTGGCCGCTGCCGCGGCCCTGCTCACCGGTCTGGCACCCGGCGCACATGCGCAATGGGTGGTGATCGACCCGACCAACCTAGCGCAGAACATTCTGACGGCGGCCAACACGCTGGAGCAGATCAACAACCAGATCAAGCAGTTGCAGAACCAGGCGCAGTCGCTGATGAACCAGGCAAAGAACCTGACGAGCCTGGACTTCAGCGCACTGTCCGAACTGCGCGCCACGCTCTCGGCGACCAACCAGCTGATCCAGCAGGCACAGGGGCTCGCCTTCAACGTCTCGCAGATGGAGAGCGAGTTTCGGAGCCTCTACCCGGATTCGTACGGCGCCGCGACCTCGGGCATGCAGATGGCGCTGGACGCGCGCAAGAGGTGGTCCCGCTCCCTCGAAGCGCTGCGCACTGCCACCAAGGTCCAGTCGCAGGCGGTGCAGAACTTCGCCGCCGACGAACGCACGCTGACGGATCTGGTGAATCGCAGTCAATCGGCCGTGGGCGCACTGCAGGCGACGCAGGCGACGAACCAGCTACTCGCGTTGCAGTCGCGCCAGGCGATGCAGGCGCAGCAACTGCAGATCACCCAGGACCGTGCCGCCGCGCTGGAACAGGCGCGCCAGGTCGCGGTGCAGGAGCGCGCCCGCGAGGTGCGCCGGCGCTTCCAGGGTGAGGGCACGCCATACACGCCCGCCAACGTCAACTTCTACGGCAACTGA
- a CDS encoding EexN family lipoprotein, with protein sequence MRRILILCLCAVALVACEKKPLTIERVESLVANPERLRELREACKADHAKVGDVQCNAVAEATRRRFLDGGRSPYAADPVRLPAPPAAESAPKE encoded by the coding sequence ATGCGAAGAATCCTGATCCTCTGCCTGTGCGCGGTCGCGCTCGTCGCCTGCGAGAAGAAGCCTCTCACCATCGAGAGGGTCGAATCCCTGGTCGCCAATCCCGAGCGCCTGCGGGAATTGCGCGAGGCCTGCAAGGCGGACCATGCCAAGGTCGGCGATGTGCAGTGCAATGCCGTGGCCGAGGCCACGCGGCGGCGCTTCCTTGACGGCGGCCGCTCCCCCTATGCCGCCGATCCGGTGAGGCTGCCAGCGCCACCAGCCGCAGAGTCGGCGCCCAAGGAATGA
- a CDS encoding AIPR family protein: MNLPEFLRETQAAVRSQMRDGALYEELVFSGIVMDHMSDIGMTFEPVECHFEGKVGNANLRLSGYSLSEESDQLDLFVSLYANVDVPTPVPDAETKTAVEQCLRFLTLCAEGKMAPKLDPSSDVRSLAETLQAIYDDLEQIRVYVITDRVAKSKSFKTRDIGGKAVRLEVMDIERLHRHWSEGKPRDELVVDFTEVSGAPLPCVFVPGESDDYDYALTAIPAEALRLLYEKFGARLLEANVRSFLSVKGKGVNAGIQNTLRSAPERFMAYNNGIVIVADEMRLGKPGDGSAGIAWLKGLQIVNGGQTTASIYFAKKKYPDTDLSRVRVPAKIIVMRAQDSAKEEALVSDISRFANSQNAVRQSDLSANKPFHVEIEKLSRSVYCPDGVGQWFYERASGSYNTLLAREGTTPAKLKALKEAIPTARRVTKTDLAKYITAWDKKPDIVSLGSQKNFDKFMAGLTPADGQEAPLPSVADFKAMIAKAKIYRDAQKLLRPMFQAFQANVTAYTVSLVAEKLGDRIDLERIWAKQAASPELLAQIAVWAKEVNDVLHSSSGGKMVSEWAKRPECKEAVMGASYSAPATNIPEVK; encoded by the coding sequence ATGAATTTGCCTGAATTCCTGCGCGAGACGCAGGCCGCCGTCCGCTCGCAGATGCGAGACGGCGCGCTGTATGAGGAACTGGTGTTCTCCGGCATCGTGATGGACCACATGTCGGACATCGGCATGACGTTCGAGCCGGTCGAGTGCCACTTCGAGGGCAAGGTGGGCAACGCCAACCTGCGCCTGAGCGGCTACTCGCTGTCCGAGGAGAGCGACCAGCTCGACTTGTTCGTGAGCCTCTACGCCAACGTCGATGTCCCGACGCCCGTGCCGGACGCGGAGACCAAGACCGCCGTCGAGCAGTGCCTGCGCTTTCTGACGCTTTGCGCCGAGGGCAAGATGGCGCCGAAGCTCGATCCGTCCAGCGATGTGCGCTCGCTCGCCGAGACACTTCAGGCCATCTACGACGACTTGGAGCAAATCCGCGTCTACGTCATCACCGACCGCGTCGCCAAGTCCAAGAGCTTCAAGACCCGCGACATCGGCGGCAAGGCCGTGCGCCTGGAAGTGATGGACATCGAGCGGCTGCACCGCCACTGGTCCGAGGGCAAGCCGCGCGATGAGCTCGTGGTCGATTTCACCGAAGTCTCGGGCGCGCCTCTGCCCTGCGTGTTTGTGCCCGGCGAGAGCGACGACTACGACTACGCCCTCACGGCGATCCCTGCTGAGGCGCTGCGCCTGCTCTACGAGAAGTTCGGCGCGCGCCTGCTCGAAGCCAACGTGCGGTCGTTCCTCAGCGTCAAGGGCAAGGGCGTCAACGCCGGCATCCAGAACACGCTGCGCTCGGCCCCCGAGCGATTCATGGCCTACAACAATGGCATCGTCATCGTGGCCGACGAGATGCGCCTGGGCAAGCCCGGCGACGGCTCCGCCGGCATCGCCTGGCTCAAAGGCCTCCAAATCGTCAACGGCGGGCAAACCACCGCGTCGATCTACTTCGCCAAGAAGAAGTATCCCGACACGGACCTCAGCCGCGTGCGGGTGCCAGCCAAGATCATCGTCATGCGCGCGCAGGACTCGGCCAAGGAAGAGGCCCTCGTCTCGGACATCTCGCGCTTCGCCAACAGCCAGAACGCCGTGCGGCAATCGGACCTGTCGGCCAACAAGCCTTTCCATGTCGAGATCGAGAAGCTCTCGCGCTCGGTCTACTGCCCCGACGGCGTCGGCCAATGGTTCTACGAGCGCGCCTCGGGCAGCTACAACACGCTGCTCGCCCGCGAGGGCACCACGCCAGCCAAGCTCAAAGCCTTGAAGGAGGCGATCCCGACGGCCCGCCGCGTCACCAAGACCGACTTGGCCAAATACATCACCGCCTGGGATAAGAAGCCCGACATCGTCAGCCTCGGCTCGCAGAAGAACTTTGACAAGTTCATGGCGGGACTGACGCCGGCCGACGGCCAAGAGGCGCCGCTGCCCAGCGTCGCCGACTTCAAGGCCATGATCGCCAAGGCGAAGATTTACCGCGACGCGCAGAAGCTCTTGCGGCCGATGTTCCAGGCCTTCCAAGCCAACGTGACCGCCTACACGGTGTCGCTCGTGGCCGAGAAGCTCGGCGACCGCATCGATCTCGAGCGCATCTGGGCCAAACAGGCGGCGTCTCCCGAGCTGCTCGCGCAAATTGCCGTGTGGGCCAAGGAGGTCAATGACGTTCTGCACTCGTCGTCCGGCGGCAAGATGGTGTCCGAGTGGGCCAAGCGGCCCGAGTGCAAGGAGGCCGTGATGGGCGCGAGCTACTCGGCCCCGGCCACCAACATCCCGGAAGTGAAATAG
- a CDS encoding very short patch repair endonuclease — protein sequence MVDVVSPADRSRMMAGIQGKNTKPELIVRRMLFASGYRFRLHRRDLPGAPDIVMPGRKVAVFVHGCFWHMHQGCRFAKMPTTRPEFWTAKLLANVARDRSAVEKLQGLGWRVLCIWECSTRDAEAAAGLQAAMNSWIESSEPLGEISAPTRG from the coding sequence ATGGTTGATGTCGTCTCCCCCGCCGACCGCAGCCGGATGATGGCCGGCATCCAGGGCAAGAACACCAAGCCCGAGCTGATCGTCCGCCGGATGCTCTTCGCCTCGGGCTACCGCTTCCGGTTGCATCGGCGCGACCTGCCTGGCGCGCCCGACATCGTGATGCCGGGGCGTAAGGTGGCCGTTTTCGTCCATGGCTGCTTCTGGCACATGCACCAGGGGTGCCGATTCGCCAAGATGCCGACGACGCGGCCGGAGTTCTGGACAGCCAAGCTGTTGGCGAATGTGGCGCGCGACCGCAGCGCGGTCGAGAAGCTGCAAGGCCTTGGCTGGCGGGTGCTGTGCATCTGGGAATGCTCAACGCGCGACGCCGAAGCCGCCGCAGGCCTGCAAGCCGCCATGAACTCGTGGATCGAGAGCAGCGAGCCCCTTGGCGAGATCAGCGCACCGACACGAGGTTAA
- a CDS encoding DNA cytosine methyltransferase, whose protein sequence is MIDLFAGPGGLCEGFSSVFDGSGARRFAVKVSVEMDPVAHRTLLLRSIFRKFPRGEVPSCYYDYISGKITREAFLAHSDIKDAAERAGNEARCAELGATPAKEVDGWIREALGNQTDWVLIGGPPCQAYSLAGRSRLRSKDPKKFEADAKHFLYTEYLRIIQEFAPAVFVMENVKGMLNSTNSGKRIFEQILGDLKSPREDLSYEVRSLVVHKKEGEELDPNDYVIEADDHGVPQSRHRVILFGVRSDVAKATPALTESPERFLLTKLKKKVGVSAALAGLPELRSRLSKEPDSQEAWMKALRESPLALKGWRVPARNVIEAAMEKFIKKAEKHATFGSTFIPMAVDPGEAMPKILREWYLDSKVGGVLQHETRSHMRSDLHRYMFAACFAATQKYAPDLRNFPPRLLPDHVNVDEETIPFKDRFRVQMGKHPSSTVVAHIKKDGHYYIHPDPAQCRSLTVREAARLQTFPDNYFFEGNRTEQYGQIGNAVPPLLAKQIAEIIYAFMSSPRK, encoded by the coding sequence GTGATCGACTTGTTCGCCGGACCAGGGGGGCTATGCGAAGGCTTTTCGTCTGTTTTTGACGGGAGTGGCGCGCGGCGCTTCGCCGTCAAGGTCTCCGTCGAGATGGACCCCGTGGCCCACCGAACGCTGCTGCTGCGGTCGATCTTCCGCAAGTTCCCCAGGGGCGAGGTCCCGAGTTGCTACTACGACTACATCAGCGGGAAGATCACGCGCGAGGCGTTTCTGGCCCATTCCGACATCAAAGATGCGGCTGAGCGTGCTGGCAATGAGGCGCGCTGTGCGGAGCTCGGTGCGACTCCAGCCAAGGAGGTGGACGGCTGGATTCGGGAAGCCCTGGGCAACCAGACCGACTGGGTACTTATCGGCGGCCCGCCGTGCCAGGCCTACTCGCTGGCTGGGCGTTCACGTCTGCGCAGCAAGGACCCGAAAAAGTTCGAGGCTGACGCCAAGCACTTCCTCTACACCGAGTACCTGCGCATCATCCAGGAATTCGCACCGGCCGTCTTCGTAATGGAGAACGTCAAGGGGATGCTCAACTCCACCAACTCCGGCAAGCGCATCTTTGAGCAAATCCTCGGCGACCTCAAATCGCCGCGGGAGGATCTGAGCTACGAAGTCAGGTCACTTGTTGTCCACAAGAAAGAGGGGGAGGAGCTAGACCCGAACGACTATGTGATTGAGGCCGATGACCACGGCGTCCCGCAAAGCCGCCATCGGGTGATCCTTTTTGGCGTCCGCTCCGACGTGGCAAAAGCGACCCCGGCGCTGACTGAAAGTCCTGAGCGCTTCCTGCTGACGAAGCTCAAGAAAAAGGTCGGCGTGAGCGCCGCGCTCGCGGGTCTTCCAGAGTTGCGTAGCCGGTTGTCCAAGGAGCCGGACTCCCAAGAGGCATGGATGAAGGCCCTGCGGGAGTCTCCCTTGGCGCTCAAAGGGTGGCGCGTTCCCGCGCGCAACGTTATCGAGGCAGCCATGGAGAAGTTCATCAAGAAGGCCGAAAAGCACGCCACCTTTGGCTCGACCTTCATCCCCATGGCAGTCGATCCGGGGGAGGCTATGCCTAAGATCCTGCGCGAGTGGTATCTCGACTCCAAGGTGGGCGGCGTCCTCCAGCACGAGACGCGCAGCCACATGCGATCGGACCTACACCGCTACATGTTTGCGGCGTGCTTCGCGGCTACTCAGAAATATGCCCCGGACCTGCGCAACTTCCCGCCGAGGCTCTTGCCCGACCATGTGAACGTGGACGAGGAGACGATCCCATTCAAAGACCGCTTCCGCGTGCAGATGGGCAAGCATCCGTCATCGACGGTGGTGGCCCACATCAAGAAAGATGGGCACTACTACATCCACCCGGACCCAGCGCAATGCCGAAGCCTGACGGTGCGCGAGGCCGCCCGCCTGCAGACTTTTCCCGACAATTACTTCTTCGAGGGAAACCGCACCGAGCAATACGGGCAGATCGGCAATGCGGTCCCGCCACTGCTGGCCAAGCAGATCGCGGAGATCATCTATGCCTTCATGTCGTCGCCGCGCAAGTAG
- a CDS encoding TrbI/VirB10 family protein, whose translation MSEAAVVPPKADPETMALRASPRPVVRLNRRMLAVIAGALAAMVLGATLWSLQPHKRERNAAPELYNVDRVAKAESLDQLPKDYAGLPARPAVPQLGEPLPGDLGPAIVKSQQPMETRVPGGGVDPAHAAQLAAEEAARSGVFFRAFGGAGAKPAQAAPAGEVRAAQPFDALAGAPAPAAAGAQPADPTAVQSRQDQKEAFVAKAGDPATRNPGNLQLPASPYQVMAGTIIPAALVTGVISDLPGQVIATVTEAVYDTAAGRHLLIPQGSRLIGRYDSQVAFGQRRVLLVWTRLILPDTSSVALDRLPGIDPAGYAGLEDGVDWHWDRILAGAALSTLLGMGAELAAPDNRTDGDRVIIAGRQGTQDTVNQVGQEITKRNLSIQPTLTIRPGFPMRVMVNKDLILRPYQPLFFQRGSLQ comes from the coding sequence ATGAGCGAAGCTGCCGTTGTTCCGCCAAAGGCCGATCCCGAAACGATGGCGTTGCGCGCATCGCCACGCCCGGTGGTTCGGCTGAATCGCCGCATGCTGGCGGTCATCGCCGGCGCGCTGGCCGCCATGGTGCTCGGCGCGACGCTGTGGTCGCTGCAGCCGCACAAGCGCGAGCGCAATGCAGCTCCCGAGCTGTACAACGTCGATCGCGTGGCCAAGGCCGAGAGCCTGGACCAGTTGCCCAAGGACTATGCCGGTCTACCGGCACGGCCTGCCGTGCCCCAACTGGGCGAGCCGCTGCCGGGCGACCTGGGACCGGCCATCGTAAAGTCGCAGCAGCCGATGGAGACTCGCGTGCCGGGCGGCGGTGTCGACCCGGCGCATGCGGCGCAGCTGGCGGCCGAAGAGGCAGCGCGCTCGGGGGTGTTTTTCCGTGCGTTCGGCGGCGCCGGGGCCAAGCCTGCCCAAGCCGCGCCTGCCGGCGAGGTCCGCGCCGCGCAGCCTTTCGATGCGCTGGCTGGTGCCCCGGCGCCCGCGGCGGCGGGGGCGCAGCCCGCCGATCCCACCGCGGTGCAGAGCCGCCAAGACCAGAAGGAAGCATTCGTCGCCAAGGCGGGCGACCCGGCTACGCGCAACCCCGGCAACCTGCAACTGCCGGCCTCGCCGTACCAAGTCATGGCGGGCACCATCATTCCTGCCGCGCTGGTGACAGGGGTTATCTCCGACCTGCCGGGGCAGGTGATCGCCACCGTGACGGAGGCGGTCTATGACACCGCCGCAGGGCGCCATCTGCTGATTCCACAAGGTTCTCGCCTGATCGGCCGTTACGACAGCCAGGTAGCCTTCGGACAGCGGCGCGTGCTGCTTGTGTGGACGCGGCTGATCCTGCCCGATACGTCATCGGTGGCACTCGACCGCCTGCCCGGTATCGACCCAGCCGGCTATGCAGGGTTGGAGGATGGGGTCGATTGGCATTGGGACCGCATCCTGGCGGGCGCGGCGCTCTCCACGCTGCTCGGCATGGGCGCCGAGCTGGCTGCGCCTGACAACCGCACGGACGGCGACCGGGTCATCATCGCCGGTCGTCAAGGCACTCAGGACACCGTCAACCAGGTCGGCCAGGAGATCACGAAGCGCAACCTGAGCATCCAGCCCACCCTCACGATCCGGCCAGGCTTCCCGATGCGTGTGATGGTCAACAAGGATCTGATCCTGCGGCCCTACCAGCCCTTGTTCTTCCAGCGGGGATCGTTGCAATGA
- the trbF gene encoding conjugal transfer protein TrbF — MRFKRPLVRYADTPAPVTPYQAAAQAWDERIGSARVQAKNWRLMAFGCLTLALLMAGGLVWRSAQSIVTPYVIEVDQAGQVRTVGEAATPYRPGDAQIAHHLARFINDVRSLSIDPIVVRRNWLEAYDYATDRGAATLNDYARTNDPFSRIGQNSVAVEVTSVVRASDSSFQVRWIERAYVNGAPATTERWTAVLSIVLQPPRTEERLRKNPLGIYVNGLSWSRELDANEGVKKP; from the coding sequence ATGAGATTCAAACGACCCCTGGTGCGCTACGCAGATACGCCAGCGCCCGTCACCCCCTACCAGGCCGCCGCGCAGGCGTGGGACGAGCGAATCGGCTCTGCCCGCGTGCAGGCGAAGAACTGGCGCCTGATGGCCTTCGGCTGCCTAACGCTGGCGCTGTTGATGGCCGGCGGTCTCGTCTGGCGCTCCGCGCAGTCCATCGTCACCCCCTATGTGATCGAGGTCGACCAGGCGGGTCAGGTGCGCACAGTCGGCGAGGCCGCCACGCCGTACCGCCCAGGCGATGCGCAGATCGCGCACCACCTTGCGCGCTTCATCAACGATGTGCGGTCCCTCTCCATCGACCCCATCGTCGTGCGGCGCAACTGGCTCGAAGCCTACGACTACGCCACCGACCGGGGCGCCGCCACGCTCAACGACTACGCGCGCACCAACGATCCGTTCTCGCGAATCGGCCAGAACTCGGTGGCGGTGGAAGTCACCAGTGTCGTGCGCGCCAGCGATTCGTCGTTCCAGGTGCGCTGGATCGAGCGGGCCTACGTCAACGGCGCACCGGCCACCACCGAGCGCTGGACCGCGGTGCTGTCCATCGTGCTGCAGCCGCCGCGCACCGAGGAACGGCTGCGCAAGAACCCCCTGGGCATCTACGTCAACGGGCTGTCGTGGAGCCGGGAACTGGATGCCAACGAAGGAGTAAAGAAGCCATGA
- the trbG gene encoding P-type conjugative transfer protein TrbG encodes MLIVGFSGCATQGKPLPTITLDEPVQAQRLPDPPAPVEVVEVAKPLPLPAQMKALPAEDAPPPAPEPTDEKLRVSRANDEARIAPSREGYVNAIQIWPFSDGALYQVYTSPGRVTLIALQEGEELVTVSAGDTVRWIVGDTTSGTGSAQRVNVMVKPTRTGLKTNMVITTNRRTYLVELSSTPQAWMASVSWDYPKDRMLVLQKQAREAQAAAPVDAGLSLENIRFRYAIGGDSPPWKPLRAFDDGQKVYIQFPGGIAQGELPPLFVIGPQGDGQLVNYRFRAPYYVVDRLFGAAELRLGGYKGGKAEVVRIDRTDGVVRAGGGSGS; translated from the coding sequence ATGCTGATCGTCGGTTTCTCCGGCTGCGCGACGCAGGGCAAGCCGTTGCCCACGATCACGCTGGACGAACCGGTGCAGGCGCAGCGCCTGCCCGATCCACCCGCGCCGGTCGAAGTGGTGGAGGTCGCCAAGCCCTTGCCGCTGCCGGCGCAGATGAAGGCGCTGCCAGCGGAAGATGCCCCACCGCCGGCACCCGAGCCCACCGACGAGAAGCTGCGCGTGTCCAGGGCCAACGACGAGGCCCGCATCGCGCCTTCACGCGAGGGCTACGTCAACGCGATCCAGATCTGGCCCTTCAGCGACGGCGCGCTGTACCAGGTCTATACGAGCCCAGGGCGCGTCACCTTGATCGCGCTGCAGGAAGGCGAGGAACTGGTGACCGTTTCGGCCGGCGACACTGTGCGCTGGATCGTGGGCGACACGACCAGCGGCACCGGCTCGGCGCAGCGCGTGAACGTGATGGTCAAGCCCACGCGCACGGGGTTGAAAACCAACATGGTTATTACCACCAATCGGCGGACCTACTTGGTTGAGCTGTCATCGACTCCGCAGGCCTGGATGGCCTCGGTGTCCTGGGACTACCCGAAAGATCGCATGCTGGTGCTGCAGAAGCAGGCGCGCGAGGCGCAGGCCGCGGCGCCGGTGGACGCGGGCCTGTCGCTGGAAAACATTCGCTTCCGCTATGCGATCGGCGGCGACAGCCCGCCTTGGAAGCCGCTGCGCGCCTTCGACGATGGACAGAAGGTCTACATCCAGTTCCCTGGCGGCATTGCGCAGGGCGAGCTGCCGCCGCTGTTCGTCATCGGGCCGCAGGGCGATGGCCAGCTCGTGAACTACCGCTTCCGCGCGCCGTACTACGTGGTGGATCGACTGTTCGGCGCGGCTGAGTTGCGCTTGGGCGGCTACAAGGGCGGCAAGGCCGAGGTGGTGCGCATCGACCGCACCGACGGCGTGGTGCGCGCCGGTGGGGGCAGCGGCTCATGA
- a CDS encoding DUF2274 domain-containing protein, producing MSVNKLRLGPLPKSEPVKLTVTLSAELKATLDRYAVLHAQTYGERVDAAALVPHMLEAFMARDRGFRKMGDNGSFSPLQANRHSPQHDA from the coding sequence ATGAGTGTGAACAAGCTGCGGCTCGGACCGTTGCCCAAGAGCGAACCAGTCAAGCTCACCGTGACGCTGTCGGCAGAGCTGAAGGCCACACTGGACCGTTACGCGGTGCTGCACGCGCAGACCTACGGTGAGCGGGTGGACGCGGCGGCACTGGTGCCGCACATGCTGGAGGCGTTCATGGCGCGGGATCGGGGATTCAGGAAGATGGGAGACAACGGATCGTTCTCGCCATTGCAAGCAAACCGCCACTCCCCACAGCATGACGCCTGA
- a CDS encoding PD-(D/E)XK motif protein, which yields MAWSSLTSADAEPGWQAIALPSSGPLQLRAGRRSPDNAEAVLVCFPSAKLAPADKLPEGQGFAVERADPDGSGKLWLALTRKSAGSAELFASMACDVVGALDDSVAAGSDEAKLLRVFIGRVGAWQEFMRKGSQALSPEAEVGLVGELALLRAIIEAGVAPATAIESWVGPLDGIQDFRIGTGALEVKATLSAAGFPARIGSLEQLDDSTRQPLFVAGARLRQSEGGQNLPNIVEAMRQAIKGDGEAERLLSERLLAAGYIDSHADRYPRKFEQAGTRVVEVGANFPRMTAGSVPAGIIKAMYEIDLDKAPGDNVGAEDALKKLGAI from the coding sequence ATGGCTTGGTCGTCGCTCACCAGCGCCGATGCCGAGCCTGGCTGGCAAGCCATCGCCCTGCCCTCCTCCGGGCCGCTGCAGCTGCGGGCTGGCCGACGCTCGCCGGACAACGCCGAGGCGGTTTTGGTGTGCTTTCCGAGCGCGAAGCTCGCCCCCGCCGACAAGCTGCCCGAGGGCCAGGGCTTTGCCGTCGAGCGCGCCGACCCTGACGGCAGCGGCAAGCTTTGGCTCGCGCTTACCCGCAAGTCGGCAGGCAGCGCGGAGCTCTTCGCGTCCATGGCATGCGATGTCGTGGGCGCTCTGGACGACTCGGTCGCGGCCGGCTCCGACGAAGCCAAGCTCCTGCGCGTCTTCATCGGCCGCGTCGGAGCTTGGCAGGAGTTCATGCGCAAGGGGAGCCAGGCGCTGAGCCCCGAGGCCGAGGTCGGCCTCGTCGGTGAGCTCGCGCTGCTGCGGGCCATCATCGAGGCGGGCGTGGCTCCCGCTACGGCCATCGAGTCATGGGTGGGGCCGCTCGACGGCATCCAGGACTTCCGGATCGGCACGGGAGCCTTGGAGGTTAAGGCCACGCTGTCGGCGGCGGGATTCCCCGCGCGGATCGGCTCGCTCGAGCAGCTCGACGACTCCACGCGCCAACCCCTCTTCGTGGCCGGCGCGCGCCTTCGGCAATCGGAGGGTGGACAGAACCTGCCGAACATCGTCGAGGCCATGCGGCAGGCGATCAAGGGCGATGGAGAGGCTGAGCGGCTGCTGTCCGAGCGCCTGCTCGCGGCCGGCTACATCGACTCCCATGCCGACCGCTATCCAAGAAAGTTCGAGCAGGCCGGCACGCGCGTCGTGGAGGTCGGGGCCAACTTCCCCCGCATGACCGCGGGCTCGGTGCCTGCGGGCATCATTAAGGCCATGTATGAAATCGACCTCGACAAGGCGCCGGGCGACAACGTCGGCGCCGAGGACGCATTGAAGAAGCTGGGAGCGATCTAA